A part of Dehalogenimonas sp. W genomic DNA contains:
- a CDS encoding ATP-binding cassette domain-containing protein: protein MPTVQLSHINKTYGTARVVDDVSFEVDGGEIFALIGPNGAGKSTTIRMMMDIIKPDSGEILINGDHLGEAAKNRIGYLPEERGLYRKLKIIDTIVYLASLKGADTAAAVTRAENMLRKFDLFDHRFKKIEELSKGMGQLTQFVVTVAHNPDLIILDEPFAGLDPVNSRLLKDTIRELRAEGKAVILSTHRMNEVQEMCDRLFMINKGRRLLYGKLDDIRRQYRAHAAVVESPTPLPENLTGVLNRQVKGNLTELQLDTATSPQALLTQLVSAGVAVERFEVVTPSLDEIFVRVVKQS, encoded by the coding sequence ATGCCCACGGTCCAACTAAGTCATATCAACAAGACCTACGGCACCGCCCGGGTGGTTGACGACGTATCGTTTGAAGTTGACGGCGGCGAGATTTTTGCCCTCATCGGCCCCAACGGCGCCGGTAAATCCACTACCATCCGCATGATGATGGACATCATCAAGCCGGACAGCGGTGAGATTCTCATTAACGGTGACCACCTCGGAGAGGCCGCCAAAAACCGTATCGGCTACCTGCCGGAAGAGCGCGGCCTGTACCGTAAGTTAAAGATCATAGATACCATCGTCTACCTGGCCAGTCTGAAGGGCGCCGATACCGCCGCCGCGGTGACGCGGGCGGAGAACATGCTCAGAAAGTTTGACCTTTTTGACCACCGCTTCAAGAAGATTGAAGAACTGTCCAAGGGTATGGGCCAGTTAACCCAGTTTGTGGTTACCGTGGCCCACAATCCCGACCTGATTATTCTGGATGAGCCGTTTGCCGGCCTGGATCCGGTCAATTCCCGCCTGCTCAAGGACACCATCAGAGAGTTGCGGGCTGAAGGCAAGGCCGTCATTCTGTCCACCCACCGCATGAACGAGGTGCAGGAGATGTGTGACCGCCTGTTCATGATTAACAAAGGCCGACGGTTGCTGTACGGCAAACTGGATGACATTCGCCGCCAGTACCGCGCCCATGCCGCCGTGGTGGAAAGCCCGACGCCGCTGCCGGAAAATCTTACCGGCGTGCTCAACCGTCAGGTCAAAGGCAATCTGACCGAACTCCAGCTGGATACCGCCACCTCACCGCAGGCCCTGCTGACGCAACTGGTTTCCGCCGGCGTTGCAGTGGAACGGTTTGAAGTGGTAACCCCCAGTCTGGATGAAATCTTTGTCCGGGTGGTGAAACAGTCATGA
- a CDS encoding gamma-glutamylcyclotransferase family protein — translation MPLFFAYGAALSRKHMAAQCPGCKPKVSATLAQYQLVFTGWSRVYRGATASLRPLRGAHVNGGVYDVPDTATKRLDIAESFPTQNTKINVVVNTESGESLNCFTYVPKHQAAEDKPAPEYLAILQQGYRDWGLV, via the coding sequence ATGCCTTTATTCTTTGCCTATGGCGCGGCTCTCAGCCGCAAACACATGGCCGCCCAGTGTCCCGGCTGTAAGCCTAAAGTCTCGGCGACGCTGGCCCAGTACCAGCTGGTTTTTACCGGCTGGTCACGGGTGTACCGGGGCGCTACCGCCTCTCTGCGGCCGCTGCGCGGGGCGCACGTCAACGGCGGTGTCTATGATGTTCCAGATACGGCGACCAAACGCCTGGATATTGCTGAGAGCTTTCCAACCCAGAATACCAAGATCAATGTGGTGGTCAATACCGAGAGCGGCGAATCTTTGAACTGCTTTACCTATGTGCCCAAGCACCAGGCGGCGGAAGATAAACCGGCACCGGAATACCTGGCCATTTTACAGCAGGGCTACCGGGACTGGGGTCTGGTTTAG
- a CDS encoding glycerol-3-phosphate acyltransferase translates to MGFLALLLGYLWGSIPTAYLIARKVAGSGDALGEGNIGGLNTLRRIGLKAGLAVAFIDVAKGAAAVLTAYYVLDVETGFVLAAGVAAVAGHNWMVWLRFRGGKGMAAAVGAVAGASFIYGYPAVIAAMMAVILGVWLVSRNLVLGNAVSLLLLPFITWYFTDSGLVAGLAAVLSGVIAVKYYPVARVDFRQRGLAALGRDDLKPKK, encoded by the coding sequence ATGGGATTTCTCGCGTTGCTTCTGGGGTATCTCTGGGGCAGTATTCCGACCGCTTATCTCATCGCCCGCAAGGTTGCCGGCAGTGGCGACGCGCTGGGCGAAGGCAATATCGGCGGGCTGAACACCCTCCGGCGCATCGGGCTGAAGGCCGGGCTGGCCGTAGCTTTTATTGATGTCGCTAAAGGGGCCGCGGCGGTGCTGACGGCTTACTATGTCCTTGATGTTGAGACCGGTTTCGTATTGGCTGCCGGAGTGGCGGCGGTGGCGGGTCATAACTGGATGGTGTGGCTCCGATTCCGCGGCGGCAAGGGGATGGCGGCGGCGGTGGGGGCTGTGGCCGGGGCTTCTTTCATCTACGGTTATCCGGCGGTGATCGCGGCGATGATGGCTGTTATTCTGGGAGTGTGGCTGGTGAGCCGCAATCTGGTGCTGGGCAACGCCGTCAGTCTGCTGTTACTGCCGTTTATCACCTGGTATTTTACCGATTCCGGCCTGGTCGCCGGGCTGGCTGCAGTTCTCAGCGGTGTTATTGCCGTCAAATATTACCCGGTCGCCCGGGTGGATTTCCGGCAGCGGGGGCTGGCCGCTCTGGGACGGGACGACCTCAAGCCAAAAAAGTGA
- a CDS encoding TetR/AcrR family transcriptional regulator: MTEHSINPSAPKRATQRDEKAVERRTQLIDTALEVFAKKGFDKTSVRELAAAAGVAQGLMYHYFKSKDQLLEAVVERHSFLPQLKAMLTTMHNEPAAKVLKITGNQFFALLGQKESLMNIFFHETQSHPIVPRIWRNILNQGIGLFQTYLDERVAAGELKPHTTDVTARTLAYTIVLLRATSVAFHHRTRPEAFINEMVDNLLSGVAAPAA, translated from the coding sequence ATGACTGAGCATTCAATTAACCCCTCTGCCCCGAAGCGCGCCACCCAGCGTGATGAGAAAGCCGTGGAACGGCGCACCCAGCTGATTGACACCGCGCTGGAGGTCTTTGCCAAAAAAGGCTTTGACAAGACCAGCGTCCGGGAACTGGCCGCCGCCGCCGGTGTCGCCCAGGGGCTGATGTATCATTATTTCAAGAGCAAGGACCAGTTGCTGGAAGCGGTAGTGGAGCGGCACAGCTTTCTGCCGCAGCTCAAGGCCATGCTGACCACCATGCACAATGAACCGGCGGCTAAGGTGCTCAAGATCACCGGCAATCAGTTCTTTGCTTTGCTGGGCCAGAAAGAAAGCCTGATGAACATCTTCTTTCACGAAACCCAGAGCCATCCCATTGTGCCGCGCATCTGGCGCAATATCCTGAATCAGGGCATCGGCCTGTTCCAGACTTATCTTGACGAGCGGGTCGCCGCCGGCGAGCTGAAACCTCACACCACCGACGTCACCGCCCGCACACTGGCCTATACCATCGTACTGCTGCGGGCTACCAGCGTCGCCTTCCATCACCGCACCCGGCCGGAGGCGTTCATCAACGAAATGGTGGATAACCTGCTGAGCGGCGTAGCCGCCCCCGCCGCCTGA
- a CDS encoding FxsA family protein, which produces MPLGLLFVGIPLIELALLIYIGNYLGVFNTVLLVIVTGLVGAALARSQGFTALSKIRNNMAQGTPPGDDILQGGLILIGGLLLLTPGVLTDLIGFALLIPPFRIRAAAALKAFIMNKIRRGDVRYHRIQ; this is translated from the coding sequence ATGCCCCTCGGTCTGTTGTTCGTCGGCATCCCGCTTATTGAGCTGGCGCTGCTGATTTATATTGGAAATTATCTCGGTGTGTTCAACACCGTACTCCTGGTCATCGTCACCGGCCTGGTGGGAGCCGCGCTGGCCAGAAGTCAGGGTTTCACGGCACTGTCAAAAATCCGCAATAATATGGCCCAGGGCACCCCGCCCGGTGATGACATCCTCCAGGGCGGCCTGATTCTCATCGGCGGCCTGCTGCTGCTGACACCCGGTGTCCTGACCGACCTGATCGGCTTTGCCCTGCTCATTCCGCCGTTCAGAATCCGGGCTGCCGCCGCCCTGAAAGCCTTCATCATGAATAAAATCCGCCGCGGCGATGTCCGCTACCACCGCATCCAATAA
- a CDS encoding LysE family transporter — MLAVLASVFVISMSGALMPGPMFATVLAKSYKSPWAGAQVSLGHAVVEVPLILLIYFGAATILENDITHLILGIVGGGMIIWMGLGMLRARKAYAGGTKDTPYNAFTAGIILSAGNPFFIIWWATVGALLVLKIADYGLGGLTALVLTHWAVDLIWLSIVSGLVYKTHRLWAPALHEAVFVACGLLLMGFGGWFVVSGVLAIG; from the coding sequence ATGCTGGCTGTTCTTGCTTCTGTTTTCGTTATCTCCATGTCCGGTGCGCTGATGCCCGGGCCGATGTTTGCCACCGTTCTGGCCAAAAGCTATAAATCGCCATGGGCCGGGGCACAGGTATCGCTGGGGCATGCCGTGGTGGAGGTGCCGCTGATCCTGCTGATCTATTTCGGCGCGGCCACCATCCTTGAGAACGATATTACGCATCTCATCCTCGGTATCGTCGGGGGCGGGATGATTATCTGGATGGGGCTGGGGATGCTGCGCGCCCGCAAGGCTTATGCCGGCGGGACCAAAGACACGCCTTACAATGCATTTACTGCCGGCATTATTCTGTCAGCGGGAAATCCGTTCTTTATTATCTGGTGGGCGACTGTCGGGGCCCTGCTGGTGCTGAAAATCGCTGATTATGGCTTAGGCGGCCTGACAGCGCTGGTGTTGACGCATTGGGCGGTGGACCTGATATGGCTTTCCATTGTTTCGGGGCTGGTGTATAAAACGCACCGGTTGTGGGCGCCGGCGCTGCATGAGGCGGTGTTTGTGGCTTGCGGGTTGTTGTTGATGGGGTTTGGGGGGTGGTTTGTGGTTTCCGGAGTGTTAGCCATAGGCTAA
- a CDS encoding 50S ribosomal protein L25, with translation MDKIVLSISQREATGQKNRFLRRDGFTPCHIYGHNIASETVQADSAALEHVIATAGNTRLVALEEAGKQPRMVFIREIQRTPVGSNVLHVDFYQVKMTEKLTARVPLHLVGEAPALKSKGRLLAHPIDHVDVESLPADIPASIAVDISVLATLDDAIHVKDLPLNKKVTMLTDPDALVAKVNEPTVKAEAEEAGATAEAPEAEGAGAEDNS, from the coding sequence ATGGACAAGATAGTTCTATCAATCAGCCAGCGTGAGGCCACCGGCCAGAAAAACCGGTTCCTGCGCCGCGACGGGTTCACCCCCTGTCATATTTACGGTCACAACATCGCCTCGGAGACCGTTCAGGCTGATTCCGCCGCCCTGGAGCACGTTATCGCCACCGCCGGCAACACCCGGCTGGTCGCCCTGGAAGAAGCGGGTAAACAACCCCGCATGGTCTTCATCCGGGAGATTCAGCGCACTCCGGTCGGCAGCAATGTACTGCACGTGGATTTTTATCAGGTTAAGATGACGGAAAAACTTACCGCCCGGGTGCCGCTGCATCTGGTCGGCGAAGCCCCGGCGCTCAAGAGCAAAGGCCGCCTCCTGGCCCACCCCATTGATCATGTTGATGTAGAAAGCCTGCCGGCCGACATCCCCGCCAGCATTGCCGTGGACATCTCGGTGCTGGCCACTCTGGACGACGCCATCCACGTCAAAGACCTGCCGCTTAATAAAAAAGTGACCATGCTGACTGACCCCGACGCCCTGGTCGCCAAGGTCAATGAACCCACCGTCAAGGCTGAGGCTGAAGAAGCCGGCGCAACCGCAGAGGCACCTGAAGCCGAGGGTGCCGGAGCTGAGGACAACAGCTAG
- a CDS encoding branched-chain amino acid transaminase, with amino-acid sequence MPSYCYFEGQIIPLEDAKISVMTHALHYGTALFEGIRGNWNEAHQQVYIFRLQEHMERMKNGAKVLRINIPKTAAELGQITLEVTKRSGFKEDTYIRPLAYKSSKALGVRLHDLESEFLVFAIPWGRYLDTDACRVAVSTWRRPDDNVFPPSVKATGLYINNALTKTEAIENGFDEGIMLGPDGHVAEGSGENIFLIQNGKLITPAIYNSILNGITRDTVITLARQELGLEVVERPVDRYELYVADECFLTGTAAHLTPVCEIDRHPLGNGGVGPITAKLKDLYFEAIKGNLPKYAGWCTPVF; translated from the coding sequence ATGCCGTCATATTGCTATTTTGAGGGTCAGATAATTCCCCTGGAGGACGCCAAGATCAGCGTTATGACTCATGCGCTGCATTACGGCACCGCCCTGTTTGAAGGCATCCGCGGCAACTGGAACGAAGCTCACCAGCAGGTATATATCTTCCGCTTGCAGGAGCATATGGAGCGGATGAAGAACGGCGCCAAGGTGCTGCGGATCAATATTCCGAAGACGGCTGCTGAACTGGGGCAGATCACACTGGAAGTGACCAAAAGAAGCGGCTTCAAGGAAGACACCTATATCCGGCCGCTGGCCTATAAATCCAGCAAAGCGCTGGGGGTGCGGCTGCATGATCTGGAGTCTGAGTTTTTGGTGTTTGCTATTCCCTGGGGGCGGTATCTGGACACTGATGCCTGTCGGGTGGCTGTGTCTACCTGGCGCAGACCGGATGATAACGTCTTCCCGCCTTCCGTCAAGGCCACCGGGCTGTATATCAATAACGCCCTGACCAAGACCGAAGCCATTGAGAACGGCTTTGATGAAGGGATTATGCTGGGACCGGACGGCCATGTGGCTGAGGGGAGCGGCGAGAACATCTTCCTGATTCAGAACGGCAAACTGATCACGCCGGCTATTTATAACAGTATACTGAACGGCATCACCCGCGATACCGTCATCACTCTGGCCCGGCAGGAACTGGGGCTGGAAGTGGTGGAACGGCCGGTGGACCGTTATGAGCTTTATGTGGCTGACGAGTGCTTCCTGACCGGTACTGCTGCGCATCTGACGCCGGTGTGCGAGATTGACCGGCATCCGCTGGGGAATGGCGGCGTTGGACCGATTACGGCGAAGTTGAAGGACCTGTATTTTGAGGCGATTAAGGGGAATTTGCCGAAGTATGCGGGGTGGTGCACGCCCGTTTTCTAG
- a CDS encoding helix-turn-helix domain-containing protein, translated as MSDTSMTIAQAAEKLNVSTRTIRRYIKAGRLKADLINGPFGEEYRIRELPDDLHKTEGVDKSGQTALDSHDPAAGASGDMLAVFRELQEKNLALAAQLGAATERVRHLEGQLKQLTDGKPPKSPWWQKWYADIKSRLNGRKKETEE; from the coding sequence ATGTCTGATACAAGCATGACCATCGCCCAGGCTGCGGAGAAACTCAATGTTTCCACCCGCACCATCCGCCGCTACATCAAGGCCGGCCGGCTCAAGGCTGACCTGATTAACGGCCCCTTTGGTGAAGAATACCGCATCCGGGAACTGCCGGATGACCTGCACAAGACCGAAGGGGTGGACAAGTCCGGACAGACAGCCCTTGACAGCCATGACCCCGCTGCCGGTGCCTCCGGCGACATGCTGGCCGTCTTCCGGGAACTCCAGGAAAAGAATCTGGCGCTGGCGGCTCAGTTAGGCGCCGCTACCGAACGGGTACGGCACCTGGAAGGCCAGCTTAAACAGCTGACCGACGGCAAACCGCCCAAATCCCCGTGGTGGCAGAAATGGTACGCCGATATTAAATCCCGCTTGAACGGCCGTAAAAAAGAAACCGAAGAATAA
- a CDS encoding DUF5679 domain-containing protein gives MEGYCMKCRTKREMKDAKAITMKNGRPATQGACPVCGTKMFKIGKAA, from the coding sequence GTGGAAGGTTATTGCATGAAATGCCGCACCAAGAGGGAAATGAAGGACGCCAAGGCGATTACCATGAAAAACGGCCGTCCCGCCACCCAGGGCGCCTGCCCGGTCTGCGGTACCAAGATGTTCAAAATCGGCAAAGCTGCCTAA
- a CDS encoding site-specific DNA-methyltransferase: MTVKVILGDCAEKLKEIPTDSIDLVVTSPPYADQRQHTYGGVAPDKYVEWFLPISAELLRVLKPTGTFILNIKERVVAGERHTYVLELILEMRKQGWLWTEEFIWDKKNCYPGKWPNRFRDAWERLLQFNKNTKFNMYQDAAMVPVGDWAKTRLSKLSPTDKVRDESKVKSGFGKNISNWVGRDMVYPTNVLRMATECSNKNHSAVFPESLPRWFINLFTKENDTVLDPFAGSGTTLKVAHLMGRDAIGIEIQPEYYELALSQTAGYLLEEETEWQK, from the coding sequence ATGACAGTTAAAGTGATTTTAGGCGATTGCGCGGAGAAGCTGAAAGAAATACCCACCGACAGTATTGACCTGGTGGTAACATCTCCGCCCTACGCTGACCAGCGGCAACATACTTATGGGGGAGTTGCTCCTGATAAATACGTTGAGTGGTTTCTGCCGATATCGGCAGAATTGTTGAGAGTTCTTAAACCAACCGGGACGTTTATCCTCAATATCAAAGAACGGGTTGTGGCAGGCGAACGTCACACCTATGTCCTTGAGCTTATTCTGGAAATGAGAAAACAGGGCTGGTTATGGACGGAAGAGTTTATCTGGGATAAAAAGAATTGTTATCCAGGTAAATGGCCGAACCGCTTCCGGGATGCCTGGGAGAGACTGCTTCAGTTCAATAAAAACACCAAATTCAACATGTATCAGGACGCGGCGATGGTACCGGTGGGAGATTGGGCTAAAACCCGCTTGTCCAAGTTAAGCCCCACTGACAAGGTTCGCGATGAATCCAAGGTCAAAAGCGGTTTTGGTAAAAACATTTCTAACTGGGTCGGTAGAGACATGGTGTATCCGACCAACGTACTACGAATGGCAACTGAATGCAGTAATAAAAACCATAGCGCGGTATTCCCGGAATCATTACCCCGGTGGTTTATCAATTTATTCACGAAAGAGAACGATACTGTTCTGGATCCGTTTGCCGGCTCTGGCACTACTCTAAAAGTTGCGCATCTGATGGGGCGCGACGCCATCGGCATTGAGATCCAGCCTGAATATTACGAGTTGGCGCTCTCACAGACGGCAGGTTACTTGTTGGAGGAGGAAACCGAATGGCAGAAATAA
- a CDS encoding ABC transporter permease encodes MNKTMLIFKHEFRTLVRRTGFILMTVAFPLLGLLAIGGGELISGIAGGDDPGEVTQVTIGYVDDAGLIGAYDQQTNFTFESFTSVEAANQALVAGDIAEYIYITPDYLQNGSVARFTVSRELETPGDRYDAIRNFVLRNLLGPEADPDIVDRAVYPLNLSNIVIDPVTGLPADTQGGFSQFILPYIFAILLVMSIFTSSGYLLQGLAEEKENRVMEILLSSVSSRQLITGKVLGLGAAGLLQMAVWLISARFLANMASENFSEILGTIEVSTTFVIIGLAYFILGYLLFAIIMAAAGSIGSNARESQQMATVFTLLAVSPMWGMVFLIENPDHPVSIFLTLFPLTAPITTIVRIGVADVPLWQIGLSMLIMALSVVGLLFLAAKIFRTFLLMYGKTPKLGEIIRLIRQS; translated from the coding sequence ATGAACAAAACGATGCTTATCTTCAAACATGAATTCCGCACCCTGGTGCGGCGTACCGGTTTCATCCTCATGACCGTAGCTTTCCCGCTGCTGGGGCTGCTGGCCATCGGCGGCGGCGAACTCATCTCCGGCATCGCCGGCGGCGATGACCCCGGCGAAGTTACCCAGGTCACCATCGGCTATGTTGACGATGCCGGCTTGATCGGTGCTTATGACCAGCAGACCAATTTCACTTTTGAGTCTTTCACCAGTGTTGAAGCCGCCAATCAGGCCCTGGTTGCCGGCGATATCGCCGAATATATCTACATCACCCCGGACTACCTGCAGAACGGTTCGGTCGCCCGCTTCACCGTCTCCCGTGAGCTGGAAACGCCCGGTGACCGCTATGATGCCATCCGTAATTTTGTGTTGCGCAATCTGCTGGGCCCGGAAGCCGACCCGGATATTGTTGACCGGGCGGTTTATCCCCTCAACCTGTCCAACATCGTGATTGATCCGGTCACCGGTCTGCCGGCGGACACTCAGGGCGGCTTTTCGCAGTTCATCCTGCCTTACATCTTCGCCATTTTACTGGTCATGTCCATCTTCACCTCTTCCGGCTACCTGCTCCAGGGCCTGGCCGAGGAGAAGGAAAACCGGGTCATGGAAATCCTGCTGTCGTCGGTCTCCAGTCGCCAGCTCATCACCGGCAAGGTCCTCGGACTGGGGGCCGCCGGACTGTTGCAGATGGCGGTCTGGCTGATTTCGGCGCGTTTCCTGGCCAATATGGCTTCGGAGAATTTCTCCGAAATCCTGGGCACCATTGAGGTGTCCACCACCTTTGTCATCATCGGCCTGGCCTACTTCATCCTGGGCTACCTGCTGTTCGCCATCATCATGGCTGCCGCCGGCAGCATCGGCTCCAACGCCCGGGAAAGCCAGCAGATGGCCACGGTTTTCACCCTGCTGGCGGTGTCGCCGATGTGGGGCATGGTTTTCCTGATTGAAAACCCCGACCACCCGGTCAGTATCTTCCTGACCCTGTTCCCGCTGACCGCGCCGATCACCACCATCGTCCGCATCGGCGTCGCCGACGTGCCGTTGTGGCAGATCGGCCTGAGCATGCTGATCATGGCGTTGTCGGTAGTCGGCTTGCTCTTCCTGGCGGCCAAAATCTTCCGCACCTTCCTGCTGATGTACGGCAAAACACCAAAACTGGGGGAGATTATCCGCCTGATCCGGCAGTCATAG
- a CDS encoding PmeII family type II restriction endonuclease: MAEINALAIVDVTAYIENNIGTFHQNRLQSIRKLKLGNILKRKNPYLFKAKNVLLAQDLVKILLDAYLSSQEEAIFGRFLEGLAIYINGAVFSGKKSGAEGVDLEFEKDGIWYIVAIKSGPNWGNSSQIRKMKDDFTRTKRILRTTDAPNNIVAVNGCAYGKETKPDKGEYYKYCGQAFWEFISGDPDLYTKLIKPLGHKAKEKNHEFAEEYAGVVNRFTAEFQKDFCADDGKIDWECLVRFNSSK; encoded by the coding sequence ATGGCAGAAATAAATGCCTTGGCTATCGTTGATGTTACCGCCTACATTGAGAATAACATCGGTACTTTTCACCAAAACCGGCTTCAAAGCATCAGGAAACTTAAACTTGGCAATATCCTCAAAAGAAAAAACCCTTATCTCTTCAAGGCGAAAAATGTCCTTCTGGCTCAGGATCTGGTGAAAATACTTCTAGATGCCTACTTATCTTCACAGGAAGAAGCGATATTCGGCCGTTTTCTGGAAGGATTGGCGATTTATATCAACGGGGCAGTATTCAGCGGTAAGAAGTCCGGGGCTGAAGGCGTTGACCTGGAATTTGAAAAGGACGGGATTTGGTATATCGTGGCCATCAAATCCGGTCCGAACTGGGGCAACAGTAGCCAAATACGCAAGATGAAAGATGATTTTACCAGGACTAAACGTATCTTGAGAACGACGGATGCCCCAAATAATATTGTTGCGGTCAATGGCTGTGCTTACGGGAAGGAAACTAAGCCTGACAAAGGTGAGTATTATAAATACTGTGGACAGGCTTTTTGGGAGTTTATTTCCGGCGACCCGGATTTATACACTAAGTTAATCAAACCATTAGGGCATAAGGCCAAAGAAAAGAACCATGAATTCGCCGAAGAATATGCTGGTGTTGTCAACCGATTCACCGCCGAATTTCAAAAGGATTTCTGCGCTGATGACGGGAAGATCGATTGGGAATGCCTGGTGAGGTTTAATTCTTCAAAGTAA
- a CDS encoding HNH endonuclease: protein MNRIMNSSNSSLKNKWSRDELILAFNLYCKTPFGKIHHNNKDIISLASIIKRSPSAVSLKLSNFARLDPALQERNIAGMSHGSKSEVDVWEEFNNNWEALAYQSESILAHYRDIPLEESAKINNTDLPPVGKERESLIKIRVNQSFFRQMVMASYDSKCCVTGISVPELLVAGHIVPWSVDESNRLNPCNGLCLNSLHDAAFDKGLMTITPEYRIKLSSVLKEDKNTSLWFNRFDGAKITLPKKFVPSTEFIEYHHDHVFKG from the coding sequence ATGAACCGCATAATGAATAGTTCAAATTCAAGCTTGAAAAACAAATGGTCAAGAGATGAACTGATTCTCGCTTTTAATCTATATTGCAAAACTCCGTTTGGAAAAATCCATCATAATAACAAGGATATAATTTCCCTTGCCTCGATTATCAAACGTTCTCCGTCAGCGGTATCGTTGAAACTCTCCAATTTTGCACGGCTTGATCCAGCTTTACAAGAGCGAAACATTGCCGGCATGAGTCATGGCAGCAAATCCGAAGTTGATGTGTGGGAGGAGTTTAACAATAATTGGGAAGCACTTGCATATCAAAGCGAAAGTATTCTTGCCCATTACAGAGATATACCTTTAGAAGAATCCGCCAAGATTAACAATACCGATTTGCCACCGGTGGGTAAAGAACGTGAATCCCTGATTAAAATCAGGGTCAATCAAAGCTTTTTCCGCCAAATGGTCATGGCGTCTTACGACAGTAAATGCTGCGTTACAGGTATCTCCGTCCCTGAATTACTGGTCGCCGGCCATATTGTGCCTTGGTCCGTTGATGAATCTAACAGACTGAATCCTTGTAACGGATTATGTTTGAACTCTTTACACGATGCCGCTTTTGATAAAGGCTTAATGACCATCACTCCTGAATACCGGATCAAACTGTCCAGTGTGTTAAAGGAAGATAAGAACACAAGCCTATGGTTCAATCGTTTCGACGGTGCAAAAATAACACTGCCTAAAAAGTTCGTACCTTCCACTGAGTTCATTGAATACCACCACGATCATGTTTTCAAAGGTTGA
- a CDS encoding hemolysin III family protein: protein MVVNRTERFSHYSHLGGAVAAVIGLLVLLVLTWGRWDYMAVTLIYGMAVTTLFSFSAVYHALKKRDNEITIWRKLDHIAIFIMIAGSYTPLVYIYLEGAWRWGMIIAPWSIVVAGVFLKLYWLQAPRVLSPILYLGMGWLALIPLRELWLAMPWWAFWGLAAGGVAYSIGAVIYALKRPNPLPGVFGFHDIFHVWILIGAAIHFAVVLGSVI, encoded by the coding sequence ATCGTAGTTAACAGAACCGAGCGGTTTTCCCATTACTCCCATCTGGGCGGTGCTGTCGCGGCGGTCATCGGGTTGCTGGTGCTGCTGGTGCTGACCTGGGGGCGCTGGGATTACATGGCGGTGACCTTGATTTACGGGATGGCGGTGACCACCCTGTTTTCTTTCAGCGCCGTGTATCATGCCCTCAAGAAGCGTGACAACGAAATTACCATCTGGCGCAAGCTGGACCACATTGCGATTTTCATCATGATCGCCGGCAGTTACACGCCGCTGGTTTACATCTACCTGGAAGGGGCCTGGCGCTGGGGGATGATCATTGCCCCCTGGTCAATAGTGGTGGCGGGCGTCTTTCTCAAGCTGTACTGGCTGCAGGCGCCGCGGGTATTATCGCCCATTCTTTACCTGGGCATGGGCTGGCTGGCACTGATACCGCTGCGGGAACTGTGGCTGGCCATGCCGTGGTGGGCTTTCTGGGGCCTGGCGGCGGGCGGGGTGGCGTACAGCATCGGGGCGGTGATTTATGCTTTGAAGCGGCCCAATCCCCTGCCTGGGGTCTTTGGCTTTCACGATATTTTTCACGTCTGGATACTCATTGGCGCCGCTATTCATTTTGCCGTGGTGCTGGGTTCGGTTATCTGA